The following proteins come from a genomic window of Gottfriedia acidiceleris:
- a CDS encoding COG4705 family protein, whose amino-acid sequence METKQKTINNLLNKVPEVTIYFWIIKVLCTTVGETFADFLNFNVGLGLGLTTVLMGVAFFISLFFQFKAKKYVPSIYWITVVLISVFGTLVTDNLTDAMGVPLETSTIVFSALLALTFLFWFLSEKTLSIHSIFTRKRELFYWLAILFTFALGTAVGDLYSEQLGLGYFKTGVTVIVIILCVFLAWKLLKLDGMLGFWIAYILTRPLGASLGDYLSQPKVNGGLGLGTTSTSIIFLVAILAIIVFLAVTKIDISLYIERIDENRSKNNIMTQTILALCIFLAVGIGGYIKLSSNVASTETTLSGQLTEFATIENKMLSDVNSKNFNLAKKDADSLEHQWDTSEAKLRKIDSTSWTKIDGTIDVVLAAARTSTPDANKCKSAINHSLAVINAANK is encoded by the coding sequence ATGGAGACAAAACAAAAGACAATAAATAATCTGCTTAACAAAGTACCGGAAGTTACAATCTATTTTTGGATTATTAAAGTGTTATGTACAACTGTTGGTGAAACATTTGCTGATTTCTTGAATTTTAACGTTGGTTTGGGTTTAGGACTTACAACGGTCCTTATGGGTGTTGCATTTTTTATCTCTTTATTTTTTCAATTCAAGGCAAAGAAATATGTTCCAAGTATTTATTGGATCACTGTTGTTCTAATAAGTGTATTCGGAACATTGGTAACTGATAATTTGACTGACGCTATGGGCGTACCTCTTGAAACCAGTACGATCGTTTTCTCAGCGCTTCTAGCATTAACGTTTCTTTTTTGGTTTCTTAGTGAAAAAACACTTTCTATTCATTCAATTTTCACAAGAAAAAGAGAACTATTCTATTGGTTAGCGATTCTTTTCACTTTTGCATTAGGTACTGCTGTTGGGGATTTATATTCTGAACAACTTGGATTAGGGTATTTTAAAACGGGTGTAACAGTTATTGTGATTATACTTTGTGTATTTTTAGCGTGGAAGTTATTAAAACTAGATGGAATGTTAGGGTTCTGGATTGCGTACATTCTTACACGTCCACTTGGGGCATCACTAGGAGATTATTTATCACAACCAAAAGTGAATGGTGGTTTAGGTTTAGGAACAACAAGTACAAGTATCATTTTTCTAGTCGCAATTTTAGCAATCATTGTTTTCCTTGCTGTTACGAAAATAGATATTTCATTATATATTGAAAGAATAGATGAAAATAGAAGTAAGAATAATATAATGACACAAACTATTTTAGCACTGTGTATTTTCTTAGCAGTTGGTATTGGCGGTTATATTAAATTATCATCAAATGTAGCATCGACTGAAACAACATTATCTGGTCAATTAACAGAATTTGCAACAATAGAAAATAAAATGTTGTCAGATGTGAACTCAAAGAACTTTAATTTAGCTAAAAAAGATGCTGACAGTTTGGAACATCAATGGGATACTTCAGAGGCTAAACTTAGAAAGATAGATAGTACTTCATGGACTAAAATTGATGGTACGATTGACGTTGTATTAGCAGCAGCTCGTACTTCAACTCCAGATGCGAATAAATGTAAATCGGCAATTAATCATTCTCTTGCTGTAATAAACGCTGCAAATAAATAA
- a CDS encoding LysR family transcriptional regulator yields the protein MNFEQMEHIVTVANEKSITKASEKLDISTSGLSQSISQLENELGIKIFNRTKRSITPTIDGKIVVSTATSIIKLINKMNNEINKNKNEKHLKIATTVGLNYHLQDTVLKYKLAHNDITFELAEVDSEDIVEVIIKEEYDFAITPDPLKRLKKLKNISNIQICKSHFCLGAGRSSPLYSLEYITPNDLKGVKLLTYRRSHLNLLCKLFNLSPNQVFLNSNRSRSIIEIAKESDAIFIAPKIFFVNNDLVINGDVKMIPVKENNQFFEIDYWLIYSEAKGLSNLASDFIKDFLEYIDEFCK from the coding sequence ATGAATTTTGAACAAATGGAGCATATTGTCACTGTCGCAAATGAAAAGTCGATTACAAAAGCTTCAGAAAAGCTCGACATATCTACTTCAGGATTAAGTCAATCTATTTCTCAGCTAGAAAATGAACTAGGAATTAAAATTTTTAATCGAACAAAAAGAAGTATTACTCCTACTATTGATGGTAAAATAGTTGTTTCAACAGCAACTTCTATCATAAAATTAATAAATAAAATGAATAATGAGATTAACAAAAATAAGAATGAAAAGCATTTAAAAATTGCTACAACTGTTGGATTAAATTATCACCTTCAGGACACAGTCTTGAAATATAAATTAGCGCATAATGATATTACTTTTGAATTAGCAGAGGTAGATAGCGAAGATATTGTAGAAGTTATTATAAAAGAAGAATATGACTTTGCAATTACTCCAGATCCTTTAAAAAGATTAAAAAAGTTAAAGAATATATCTAATATACAAATTTGTAAGAGTCATTTTTGCCTTGGAGCTGGAAGAAGTTCACCACTGTATTCATTGGAATACATAACTCCAAATGATCTAAAGGGTGTAAAACTTTTAACTTATAGACGCTCACATTTAAATTTATTATGCAAATTGTTTAACTTATCTCCAAATCAAGTGTTCTTAAATTCAAATAGATCAAGATCAATTATAGAAATAGCAAAAGAAAGTGATGCAATTTTTATTGCACCAAAAATTTTCTTTGTAAATAATGATTTAGTAATTAATGGAGATGTAAAAATGATTCCAGTTAAAGAAAATAATCAATTTTTCGAGATTGATTATTGGCTTATTTATTCTGAAGCAAAAGGTTTGTCTAATTTAGCTTCAGATTTTATTAAAGATTTTTTAGAGTATATAGATGAATTTTGTAAGTAG